CCAGGCTGCTGACCGCCTCGACGAAAGCGCCGAATTCGACCGGCTTGCGGACATAGCTGTTGGCGCCCAGGTTGTAGCTGGCGATCACGTCGGCATCCTGGCTGGAGGAAGTCAGCACCACCACCGGCAGATTGCGGGTGCGCTCGTCGGCACGCAGGCGTTTGAGCACGCCGAGACCGTCGAGCTTGGGCAGCTTCAGGTCCAGCAGGATCACGGTGGGCGCATTCATCACGTCGCGATGGGCGTATTGCCCGGTGGCGAACAGATAATCCAGGGCTTCCACGCCGTCGCG
This Longimicrobiales bacterium DNA region includes the following protein-coding sequences:
- a CDS encoding response regulator, with product RDGVEALDYLFATGQYAHRDVMNAPTVILLDLKLPKLDGLGVLKRLRADERTRNLPVVVLTSSSQDADVIASYNLGANSYVRKPVEFGAFVEAVSSLGLYWVMLNRPPPVHVT